The following are from one region of the Mustela lutreola isolate mMusLut2 chromosome 7, mMusLut2.pri, whole genome shotgun sequence genome:
- the LOC131835289 gene encoding olfactory receptor 4F4, whose product MVTEFIFLGLSNSQELQIFLFVFFFVFYVGIVYGNLLIIITVASDSHLHSPMYFLLANLSLTDLCLSSVTAPKMIADFFSQRKVISFKGCFAQIFLLHFFGGSELVILIAMAFDRYIAICNPLHYTTILCGNVCVGLVAAAWGTGFLHSVSQLAFAVKLPFCGPNEVDSFYCELRTVIKLACTDTYRLDIMVIANSGVLTVCSFVFLIISYVIILVTIQRCPSHQSSKALSTLTAHITVVLLLFGPCIFIYAWPLPIKSLDKSLAVFYSVVTPLLNPIIYTLRNKDMKTAMKRLRKWNVNSKEKS is encoded by the coding sequence ATGGTGACAGAGTTCATTTTTCTGGGACTCTCCAATTCTCAGGAATTGCAGATTTTcctatttgtgttcttttttgtaTTCTATGTAGGAATTGTGTATGGAAACCTTCTTATTATCATAACTGTGGCCTCCGACTCCCACCTTCACTCCCCCATGTACTTCCTGCTGGCTAACCTCTCACTCACTGACCTGTGTCTGTCTTCTGTCACAGCCCCCAAGATGATTGCTGACTTTTTCAGTCAACGCAAAGTCATCTCTTTCAAGGGCTGCTTTGCTCAgatatttctccttcacttttttgGTGGGAGTGAGTTGGTGATCCTCATAGCCATGGCCTTTGACAGATATATAGCAATTTGTAACCCCCTTCACTACACTACCATTCTGTGTGGCAATGTATGTGTTGGGCTTGTGGCAGCTGCATGGGGGACTGGTTTCCTCCATTCAGTGAGCCAGCTGGCCTTTGCAGTGAAATTACCTTTCTGTGGTCCCAATGAGGTTGACAGCTTTTATTGTGAACTACGTACAGTTATCAAACTTGCTTGTACAGACACCTATAGGTTGGATATCATGGTCATTGCTAACAGTGGTGTGCTCACTgtatgttcttttgttttcctaatcATCTCCTATGTTATTATCCTAGTGACCATCCAACGATGCCCTTCACACCAGTCATCCAAGGCCCTGTCCACTTTGACTGCTCACATCACTGTAGTTCTTCTGCTTTTTGGACCATGTATCTTCATTTATGCCTGGCCGCTCCCCATCAAGTCATTAGATAAATCCCTTGCTGTGTTTTATTCTGTGGTCACTCCTCTCTTGAACCCAATTATATACACACTGAGGAACAAGGACATGAAGACTGCAATGAAACGGTTGAGAAAATGGAATGTGAACTCTAAGGAAAAGTCTTAG